One genomic region from Natrinema caseinilyticum encodes:
- a CDS encoding Fic family protein, which translates to MPTRELRDSAPGKYVPYHPNPYYSPEPLPVEPKLEISDRTRDLVSDTAYQIGRVDGVSSTVDFSTVLYTSLIRIEAVESARIEGAEVEYRDVEAYHTHHPSGETDTQIEKDLKEALNYEDALTDGLDRIESEDSITLSLMKKLHSMLLEGVRNEGDVVGDFRDQMVQLPSPRTGQRPFVPPAPEEVNGLMQSLESYLLMGGQYHPLIDAAIIHYFFETVHPFSDGNGRLGRLLIILYLASEGYLESPYIYPSAYFNRHKVEYVEKMRAVSEDGAWDDWLAFFLEGLRSQAETSYSRTHELRELQERYENEYPDETNTDQFARQLLEYPYFTAPDLMEYLDVSRRTAYKVVDDLEEDGLLEEVTGKERGKEYKAVDVFDILE; encoded by the coding sequence ATGCCCACGCGAGAGCTTCGTGACAGTGCACCAGGAAAGTACGTGCCATACCATCCAAATCCGTACTATTCACCTGAGCCACTCCCAGTAGAACCGAAGCTCGAGATTTCGGATCGAACTCGTGACCTCGTATCCGATACCGCGTATCAGATCGGTCGTGTCGACGGAGTTAGCTCCACGGTGGACTTCTCCACAGTCCTCTACACGTCTCTCATCCGTATCGAGGCCGTTGAATCAGCTCGCATTGAAGGTGCAGAAGTGGAATATCGGGACGTCGAGGCGTATCACACACACCACCCCTCGGGTGAAACAGACACGCAAATCGAGAAAGACCTGAAAGAAGCCCTCAATTACGAGGACGCGCTCACCGACGGACTCGACAGAATCGAAAGTGAGGATTCGATAACGCTCTCGCTCATGAAAAAGCTCCACTCAATGCTGCTCGAAGGTGTGCGTAACGAGGGTGACGTGGTCGGTGATTTCCGCGACCAGATGGTTCAGTTGCCAAGTCCGCGAACTGGACAACGTCCGTTTGTCCCCCCGGCCCCGGAAGAGGTCAATGGCCTCATGCAGTCGCTTGAGTCGTACCTCCTGATGGGCGGTCAATATCATCCGCTCATTGATGCTGCCATCATTCACTATTTCTTCGAGACGGTCCATCCGTTTTCGGACGGAAACGGACGGCTGGGTCGGCTTCTGATTATCCTCTACTTGGCGAGTGAGGGGTATCTCGAGAGCCCATACATCTACCCGAGTGCGTACTTCAATCGGCACAAAGTCGAGTACGTCGAGAAAATGCGGGCAGTGAGTGAAGACGGTGCGTGGGACGACTGGCTCGCGTTCTTCCTCGAGGGCCTCCGAAGTCAGGCCGAGACGTCATACAGTCGAACACACGAACTCCGTGAACTCCAGGAACGATACGAAAACGAGTACCCGGACGAGACGAACACGGACCAATTCGCTCGTCAGTTGCTCGAGTATCCGTATTTCACGGCACCAGATCTGATGGAGTATCTCGATGTCTCCCGTCGGACCGCCTACAAAGTTGTTGACGATCTCGAAGAAGATGGCCTCCTCGAAGAAGTCACTGGAAAGGAACGCGGGAAAGAGTACAAAGCCGTGGATGTGTTCGACATTCTCGAATAG
- a CDS encoding DUF7115 domain-containing protein, whose amino-acid sequence MSVPGIVHSTLDGEEIAARVSLGSDDEIFITPTRTIVYRADGLLSDESADEFPHDADRLTLSEGRRKTKFTLEYAIDGDRSFAVPAGKTDDVLHPVLAGVLNGNEITDPGETVVKTYRFSELTLIITSDRLVKHIGGAVWDEDYEEYHFDDVTKLAFEDGSVAIQIVLTVDGRPQRIKAPNEEANDIRERLQRALFDYHGVSSLAELNSVVGDAVDEEPSTGGSVDFGGGVDPLDANPPEPDTNGNGESPTDAGNSRPADPLAGGGTGDGQMADSEPSRAADNETGVAQSPGASAAPNQGRSGEDFAETASFLGEATNVDATLADEAFGGESGPESGSGAPETDPELLERLEALEAAVERQSEIIERQQGTINKLIVELRQGR is encoded by the coding sequence ATGAGCGTTCCCGGCATCGTCCACTCTACTCTCGATGGCGAGGAGATCGCGGCGCGGGTCTCTCTCGGCAGTGACGACGAGATTTTCATTACGCCAACCCGAACCATCGTCTACCGTGCAGACGGTCTTCTGAGCGACGAATCGGCAGACGAATTCCCGCACGACGCAGACCGGCTGACCCTCTCGGAGGGTCGGCGGAAAACGAAGTTTACCCTCGAGTACGCAATCGACGGCGATCGATCGTTCGCAGTTCCGGCGGGGAAAACCGACGACGTCCTCCATCCCGTCCTGGCGGGGGTGTTAAACGGCAACGAAATCACCGATCCCGGCGAGACGGTCGTCAAGACGTATCGGTTCAGCGAACTGACGCTGATCATCACGAGCGATCGACTCGTCAAGCACATCGGCGGTGCGGTCTGGGACGAGGACTACGAGGAGTACCACTTCGACGACGTGACGAAACTCGCGTTCGAGGACGGAAGCGTGGCGATCCAGATCGTCCTCACGGTCGACGGACGTCCCCAGCGGATCAAGGCGCCAAACGAGGAGGCAAACGACATCCGAGAACGTCTCCAGCGAGCCCTGTTCGACTATCACGGCGTGAGTTCGCTCGCGGAACTCAACAGCGTCGTCGGCGACGCCGTCGACGAGGAGCCCAGTACCGGCGGGTCGGTCGATTTCGGCGGCGGTGTCGATCCACTCGATGCGAACCCTCCGGAACCAGACACCAACGGGAACGGTGAGTCGCCGACCGATGCAGGGAACTCCCGACCGGCCGATCCGCTCGCCGGCGGCGGAACGGGCGACGGTCAGATGGCCGACTCGGAACCGTCGAGGGCCGCCGACAACGAGACCGGGGTCGCCCAGTCGCCAGGAGCGTCCGCCGCGCCAAATCAGGGTCGAAGCGGTGAGGACTTCGCGGAGACTGCGTCCTTCCTCGGGGAGGCGACCAACGTTGACGCGACGCTCGCGGACGAGGCGTTCGGTGGCGAATCCGGGCCCGAGTCCGGCTCTGGGGCGCCGGAAACGGATCCGGAACTCTTAGAACGACTCGAGGCGCTCGAGGCCGCTGTCGAGCGCCAAAGCGAGATTATCGAGCGACAACAGGGGACGATCAACAAGCTAATCGTGGAACTCCGGCAGGGTCGTTAG
- a CDS encoding DUF5830 family protein, giving the protein MDRDDNRPENGPDDDADPFEDDADSDADSLDPSFEADDDRVELGLALLARLEHETISLADTVDRIETITTDPTVTRSILDQAELRGLIERDDGIVRPKSRQYVRFERDVVTKEGEFSCQRCGSGLTTGYFVDLDAGELGPFGSSCIRKVTGRDD; this is encoded by the coding sequence ATGGATCGAGACGACAACCGGCCCGAAAACGGACCTGACGACGACGCCGACCCGTTCGAGGATGACGCCGACAGCGACGCCGATTCGCTCGACCCATCCTTCGAAGCGGACGACGACCGTGTCGAACTCGGGCTGGCGCTACTCGCCAGACTCGAGCACGAAACGATATCGCTCGCCGACACCGTCGACCGAATCGAGACGATTACGACCGACCCGACGGTTACGCGATCGATCCTCGACCAAGCCGAACTCCGGGGCCTCATCGAACGGGACGACGGCATCGTCCGCCCGAAAAGCCGCCAGTACGTTCGATTCGAACGAGACGTCGTCACGAAGGAAGGGGAGTTCTCCTGTCAGCGCTGTGGGTCGGGGCTGACGACCGGCTACTTCGTCGATCTCGACGCGGGGGAACTCGGCCCGTTCGGTTCCTCGTGTATCCGAAAAGTGACCGGCCGGGACGACTAA
- a CDS encoding transcription initiation factor IIB: protein MTRTIVDTAEKGATGNQTRETAPTLERQRSECPECTGRIQHDEEHGERTCTECGLVLDADEIDYGPEWRTFDDATEDECRVGAPITPLRHDKGLSTTIGWRNEDAYGNAISARKRSQLQRLRTWNERFTSKNARERNLKQALGEIERMASALGLPDSCRETAGVMYRRAVDDGLLPGRSIEAMTTACLYAAARQHCTPRTLVAFASVSRVEKLPIQRAYRYLSTELGLQIEPADPVHYLPQYASELGVTDDAEHLAREIIDAAKARDLHSGRSPAGLAAAAIYGAAQLTNDRLTQATVGEETGVSAVTVRNRYRELLAAYDEARDR, encoded by the coding sequence ATGACTCGAACGATCGTCGACACGGCTGAAAAAGGAGCGACCGGAAACCAGACACGAGAGACCGCACCGACGCTCGAGCGACAGCGGTCGGAGTGTCCGGAGTGTACGGGCCGGATCCAGCACGACGAGGAACACGGCGAACGAACGTGTACCGAGTGTGGCCTCGTTCTCGATGCGGACGAGATCGATTACGGGCCCGAATGGCGGACGTTCGATGACGCCACGGAAGACGAATGCCGCGTCGGGGCTCCAATAACGCCGTTGAGACACGACAAAGGTCTCAGTACGACGATCGGGTGGCGGAACGAGGACGCCTACGGGAACGCGATTTCGGCGCGAAAGCGATCGCAGCTGCAGCGATTGCGGACCTGGAACGAACGGTTCACCTCGAAGAACGCCCGGGAACGGAATCTGAAGCAGGCCCTCGGCGAGATCGAGCGCATGGCATCGGCCCTCGGATTGCCGGACTCGTGTCGCGAGACCGCCGGCGTGATGTATCGCCGGGCCGTCGACGACGGGTTGCTTCCGGGTCGATCGATCGAGGCGATGACGACTGCCTGCCTCTACGCGGCGGCACGGCAACACTGCACGCCGCGGACGTTAGTCGCGTTTGCGTCGGTCAGTCGAGTCGAAAAACTTCCGATTCAACGCGCGTATCGGTATCTCTCGACAGAACTCGGGTTGCAAATCGAGCCGGCCGATCCCGTCCACTACCTGCCGCAATACGCCTCGGAACTCGGGGTAACCGACGATGCCGAGCACCTGGCTCGGGAGATCATCGACGCGGCGAAGGCTCGCGATCTTCACAGCGGCCGGAGCCCGGCCGGGTTGGCGGCTGCGGCGATTTACGGGGCGGCTCAACTGACGAACGACCGGCTCACCCAGGCGACGGTCGGCGAAGAAACCGGTGTGAGCGCGGTGACGGTCCGGAATCGATACCGAGAGTTACTGGCGGCCTACGACGAGGCGCGTGATCGATAG
- a CDS encoding MarR family transcriptional regulator, whose protein sequence is MSRRQLERTILDSLADSGPLYVVDLAAAVDEHPLTIEQACERLHDAADIRPIGCRRYDITATGHRRLSDVKPMSSGSDVQTRTEGRS, encoded by the coding sequence ATGTCGCGAAGACAACTCGAGCGGACGATTCTCGATTCGCTTGCCGATTCGGGACCCCTTTACGTCGTGGATCTGGCAGCGGCGGTCGACGAACACCCGCTGACGATCGAACAGGCCTGCGAGCGACTGCACGACGCAGCGGACATCCGGCCGATCGGCTGTCGCCGGTACGACATCACCGCGACCGGCCACCGACGGCTCAGCGATGTGAAACCCATGTCCAGCGGATCGGACGTGCAGACGAGAACTGAAGGACGGAGCTAA
- a CDS encoding NAD-dependent succinate-semialdehyde dehydrogenase produces the protein MEIINPATGEREETVEEHTESDVEAALERATEAYAEWRERPIREREELLADAGDVLRENKREYAETMAREMGKPIGQGLAEVEKCAWVCDHYAQHGSAYLEADAHPSPPGSAVETVYDPLGPILAVMPWNFPFWQVFRFAAPHLTSGNVGLLKHASNVPGCAQAIEDVFREAGYPADVFQTLLIPSDLVDDVIEDERVKAATVTGSGPAGRAVASTAGEQLKKSVLELGGSDPFVVLDDADLADTVETAAWARNQNGGQSCIAAKRFLVHTAVYDEFVDRFVDEVESLTIGDPMDEDTDVGPQARTDLMEELHEQVEASVEAGARVLTGGEPMDREGAYYPPTVLADVPEGCPADSEETFGPVAAVYEIDDEDELVRKANDTEFGLGASVWTTDRERGRRLAREIDAGCVYVNQLVKSDPRVPFGGIKESGYGRELAREGMLEFVNRKTVWVE, from the coding sequence ATGGAGATAATCAATCCGGCCACCGGCGAACGAGAAGAGACGGTCGAAGAACACACGGAATCGGACGTCGAGGCCGCACTCGAGCGGGCGACCGAGGCCTACGCGGAGTGGCGCGAACGGCCGATCCGCGAGCGCGAGGAGTTGCTCGCGGACGCCGGTGACGTCCTTCGCGAGAACAAACGCGAGTACGCCGAAACGATGGCCAGAGAGATGGGCAAGCCGATCGGCCAGGGACTCGCAGAGGTAGAGAAGTGCGCGTGGGTTTGCGATCACTACGCGCAACACGGCAGCGCCTACCTCGAAGCCGATGCCCATCCGAGTCCGCCGGGTTCGGCCGTCGAAACGGTTTACGATCCGCTCGGACCGATCCTCGCGGTGATGCCGTGGAATTTCCCGTTCTGGCAGGTATTTCGATTCGCGGCTCCGCACCTCACCTCGGGGAACGTCGGTCTGCTGAAGCACGCCTCGAACGTCCCCGGTTGTGCACAGGCGATCGAAGACGTGTTCCGAGAGGCGGGCTACCCGGCGGACGTTTTCCAGACGTTGCTGATTCCGTCGGATCTGGTCGACGACGTTATCGAGGACGAGCGCGTCAAAGCCGCGACCGTGACCGGCAGCGGACCGGCCGGGCGTGCCGTCGCGTCGACCGCTGGAGAGCAACTCAAGAAATCTGTCCTCGAACTCGGCGGGAGCGACCCGTTCGTCGTCCTCGACGACGCCGACCTGGCGGACACGGTCGAGACGGCCGCGTGGGCGCGCAATCAAAACGGCGGGCAGTCTTGCATCGCCGCGAAGCGGTTCCTCGTTCACACGGCCGTGTACGACGAATTCGTAGACCGGTTCGTCGACGAAGTCGAGTCGCTTACGATCGGCGATCCGATGGACGAGGACACCGACGTCGGCCCGCAAGCCCGCACTGATCTCATGGAGGAACTCCACGAGCAGGTCGAAGCGAGCGTGGAGGCCGGCGCGCGAGTCCTCACCGGCGGAGAACCGATGGATCGTGAGGGCGCCTACTACCCGCCGACGGTCCTTGCCGACGTCCCCGAGGGGTGTCCGGCCGACAGCGAAGAGACGTTCGGTCCCGTCGCCGCCGTCTACGAAATCGACGACGAGGACGAACTCGTCCGGAAGGCCAACGACACCGAATTCGGACTCGGAGCCAGCGTCTGGACGACCGACCGCGAACGCGGCCGACGCCTCGCCCGCGAAATCGACGCCGGCTGCGTCTACGTGAACCAGCTCGTGAAATCCGATCCGCGCGTCCCGTTCGGCGGCATCAAGGAGTCGGGGTACGGCCGCGAACTCGCGCGCGAAGGTATGCTCGAGTTCGTCAACAGGAAAACGGTCTGGGTCGAGTAA
- a CDS encoding cupin domain-containing protein, with protein MPDVTALDSLEETTHAEVFDGGSPRTVRLRLEADERVPAHRHPDSNVVLLVLSGRLELALGDETYALGPDDVVRFDGDQDISPRAVEPSTALIVFAPKRDP; from the coding sequence ATGCCCGACGTCACAGCACTCGATTCCCTCGAGGAGACGACCCACGCGGAGGTATTCGACGGCGGATCGCCCCGAACCGTCCGCCTCCGCCTGGAAGCTGACGAGCGCGTCCCGGCACACCGTCATCCCGATTCGAACGTGGTCTTACTCGTACTCTCCGGTCGCCTCGAACTCGCGCTCGGCGACGAGACGTACGCTCTCGGGCCGGACGACGTCGTTCGGTTCGACGGCGATCAGGACATTTCACCGCGCGCGGTCGAACCCAGTACGGCGCTTATCGTGTTCGCTCCGAAACGCGACCCGTAA
- a CDS encoding uracil-DNA glycosylase family protein, producing MRNVTDRTSNPFGFRPPFDRSDPDDRTAVFGYSDANADFHVIGDYPGVHGGESTGVPFTETESGLAIQQLLRDVEFASGSWTHPTLENCFASYVHMCSLPDGEAPTVADYADLERFFDAELRAINAHVLLPVGEHATDRVLREYTAQRHRLDLDMARLHATEIRGRGFLVVPIREPASWVDGDDEAIESRLQSLLASDYRQTKGVATTVG from the coding sequence GTGCGCAACGTCACCGACAGGACGAGCAATCCGTTCGGATTCCGACCGCCGTTCGACCGCTCCGATCCGGACGATCGGACCGCAGTCTTCGGCTACAGTGACGCCAACGCCGACTTCCACGTCATCGGCGACTATCCCGGCGTTCACGGCGGTGAATCCACGGGCGTTCCCTTTACCGAAACCGAGAGCGGACTCGCGATCCAGCAACTGCTTCGCGACGTCGAATTCGCGAGCGGGTCGTGGACGCATCCCACCCTAGAGAACTGCTTTGCGAGCTACGTCCACATGTGTAGCCTCCCGGACGGCGAGGCACCGACCGTGGCCGACTACGCCGACCTGGAACGCTTCTTCGACGCCGAGTTGCGGGCGATCAACGCGCATGTCCTCCTGCCGGTCGGGGAGCACGCGACCGATCGCGTGCTTCGCGAGTACACGGCCCAACGTCACCGACTCGATCTCGACATGGCGAGACTCCACGCGACGGAAATTCGAGGGCGCGGGTTCCTGGTCGTGCCGATCAGGGAACCAGCCTCGTGGGTCGACGGCGACGACGAAGCGATCGAATCCCGGCTGCAGTCCCTGCTCGCGAGCGATTACCGACAGACCAAAGGCGTGGCGACGACGGTCGGCTGA
- a CDS encoding metal-dependent hydrolase, whose protein sequence is MHQMGHYGCALLSYAPLGTIVAFGGYGDVAIVGGLVCVALSTLPDYDHRVPLISHRGPTHSIPFALLVGAGLAAVTGFLVDSSSAFTDASVVAFAFLVGVVSIGSHLLADALTPMGISPFWPFSSRRYSLEVTTAANPIANYGLFGLGVGAVLSGISIIVVLG, encoded by the coding sequence ATGCATCAGATGGGCCATTACGGCTGTGCGCTGCTTTCGTACGCGCCGCTCGGTACCATCGTCGCATTCGGGGGGTACGGGGACGTCGCGATCGTCGGCGGTCTCGTCTGTGTGGCGCTGTCGACGCTGCCGGACTACGATCACCGTGTCCCGCTGATCTCCCATCGGGGACCCACTCATTCGATCCCGTTCGCGCTACTTGTCGGTGCGGGCCTCGCCGCCGTGACTGGCTTCCTTGTCGACTCCTCGTCGGCGTTCACTGATGCGAGCGTCGTCGCCTTTGCCTTCCTCGTCGGCGTCGTCTCGATCGGTTCGCATCTCCTCGCAGACGCGTTGACACCGATGGGAATCAGCCCGTTCTGGCCGTTCTCGAGCCGTCGGTATTCACTCGAGGTGACGACCGCCGCGAATCCGATCGCTAACTACGGGTTGTTCGGTCTCGGTGTCGGTGCGGTCCTCTCCGGCATTTCGATTATCGTCGTTCTCGGCTGA
- a CDS encoding COX15/CtaA family protein encodes MSYDNHTPDSRLRSLIDRFGYPHLLTATLTLVAATILLGVAAKATGSGLACEANWPRCDGGPFNLLPANLPSFYEWFHRFVAMFAGFAIVGSALAAWRLPDVDRRVTALVVLGMVLTPVQVALGRETVKQYTMDILSLHFWTAVTIFTLFLVATVSVWAPRLSKPHVLGSLALGIAAVPAHVVLSPAVDAGIATYSPTMQLTQYAVTLTLLGAAIVAAMVGRRRFSGRAVTALLAGPPLVVVVLFFGRRAVNPALEAPYLVAVVALLSTFAVAMVWSRREVPSDENSTALSP; translated from the coding sequence GTGTCGTACGATAATCACACGCCCGACTCGAGACTTCGGTCGCTGATCGATCGGTTCGGCTATCCGCACCTGCTGACCGCCACGCTCACACTGGTCGCGGCGACGATCCTGCTTGGCGTCGCGGCGAAGGCGACAGGCTCCGGACTGGCCTGTGAGGCTAACTGGCCCCGGTGCGACGGCGGGCCATTCAATCTCTTGCCGGCGAACCTGCCGAGTTTCTACGAGTGGTTCCACCGCTTCGTCGCGATGTTCGCGGGCTTTGCGATCGTCGGCTCCGCACTGGCAGCCTGGCGACTCCCCGACGTCGACCGGCGAGTGACCGCGTTGGTCGTCCTCGGAATGGTGCTGACGCCGGTACAAGTCGCTCTCGGCCGGGAGACGGTGAAGCAGTACACGATGGACATCCTCTCGCTGCACTTCTGGACGGCCGTCACGATCTTCACGCTGTTTCTGGTCGCCACCGTCAGCGTCTGGGCACCGCGGCTCTCGAAGCCTCACGTCCTCGGTTCGCTCGCACTCGGTATCGCCGCCGTGCCGGCCCACGTGGTCCTCAGTCCAGCGGTCGACGCCGGGATCGCGACGTACTCGCCGACGATGCAACTGACCCAGTACGCCGTCACTCTCACGTTGCTCGGTGCGGCAATCGTCGCCGCGATGGTCGGTCGCCGCCGGTTTTCGGGGCGTGCCGTCACCGCGCTGCTCGCAGGGCCGCCGCTGGTCGTCGTCGTCCTCTTCTTCGGCCGGCGGGCGGTAAACCCCGCCCTCGAGGCCCCGTACCTCGTCGCCGTCGTGGCCCTCCTCTCGACGTTCGCCGTCGCGATGGTGTGGAGCCGACGCGAAGTGCCCTCGGACGAGAACTCGACTGCACTCTCGCCGTGA
- a CDS encoding M24 family metallopeptidase, translating into MDKRERLDAYLESHDLESVWFARPNSFAWLTGGRNVVDRETEAGVAAIGYDRNDLTLVVDNIESDRIVAEELPDREESEISIERFPWHASSLSDAIAECATTNGRAASDIAVPGLERVDPSPLRQPLTERDRDRYRELGRETAAAVESVCRQVRSDDTEIEVASALRVALSAREIEVPVVLVGGAERARKYRHYTPTQAHLGDYALVSVTAERAGLHASCTRTVAFDRPEWLTDHHAAAARVEVTALAETRAMAGTDEAAVDPAADSGGAGTAGDVFRAIQNAYAAVGHEGEWKNHHQGGAAGFAGREWIATPGHEAPIVAPMAYAWNPTVRGAKSEDTALVTDDGIEPLTTTGSWPTSTVAAVDRDVELERPAILEREE; encoded by the coding sequence ATGGACAAACGCGAACGGCTCGACGCCTACCTCGAGTCCCACGACCTCGAGTCGGTCTGGTTCGCCCGACCGAACTCGTTTGCGTGGCTGACCGGCGGACGCAACGTCGTCGACCGCGAAACCGAAGCCGGCGTTGCGGCGATCGGATACGACAGAAACGACCTGACCCTGGTCGTAGACAACATCGAATCCGATCGTATCGTGGCCGAGGAACTACCGGACAGAGAGGAGAGCGAGATCTCGATCGAACGATTCCCCTGGCACGCGTCCTCGCTTTCCGACGCGATCGCCGAGTGCGCGACGACGAATGGACGTGCGGCGTCCGACATTGCGGTTCCCGGACTCGAGCGCGTCGACCCGTCGCCGCTTCGCCAGCCGCTCACCGAGCGCGATCGCGACCGTTACCGCGAACTCGGCAGGGAGACGGCAGCAGCCGTCGAATCGGTCTGTCGGCAGGTGCGATCCGACGACACGGAAATCGAAGTGGCGTCGGCCCTGCGCGTCGCACTCTCGGCTCGAGAGATCGAAGTGCCGGTCGTCCTCGTCGGTGGGGCCGAGCGGGCACGGAAGTACCGCCATTACACGCCCACGCAGGCCCACCTTGGGGACTACGCGCTCGTCTCCGTGACGGCCGAGCGGGCCGGTCTTCACGCGAGCTGTACCCGAACCGTCGCCTTCGATCGGCCCGAGTGGCTCACAGACCACCACGCCGCCGCCGCTCGCGTCGAGGTAACGGCACTGGCGGAGACACGGGCGATGGCTGGCACCGACGAGGCCGCGGTTGATCCCGCCGCCGATTCCGGCGGAGCCGGAACGGCTGGCGACGTGTTTCGCGCGATTCAGAACGCCTATGCTGCCGTCGGGCACGAGGGTGAGTGGAAGAATCACCATCAGGGAGGCGCCGCCGGCTTCGCCGGCCGGGAGTGGATCGCCACGCCGGGCCACGAGGCACCCATCGTAGCTCCGATGGCCTACGCGTGGAATCCGACCGTTCGGGGCGCGAAAAGTGAAGACACTGCGCTCGTTACCGACGACGGAATCGAACCCCTGACGACGACCGGTTCGTGGCCGACTTCGACCGTCGCGGCGGTCGATCGAGACGTCGAACTCGAGCGGCCAGCAATCCTCGAACGCGAGGAGTGA